From a single Theropithecus gelada isolate Dixy chromosome 10, Tgel_1.0, whole genome shotgun sequence genomic region:
- the MC3R gene encoding melanocortin receptor 3, whose protein sequence is MSIQKKYLEGDFVFPPTDPAGAPAQISPLSAMNASCCLPSVQPTLPNGSEHLQAPFFGNQSSSPFCEQVFIKPEVFLALGIVSLLENILVLLAVVRNGNLHSPMYFFFCSLAVADMLVSLSNALETIMIAIVHSNYLTLEDQFIQHMDNIFDSMTCISLVASICNLLAIAVDRYVTIFYALRYHSIMTVRKALTLIVAIWVGCGICGVVFIVYSESKMVIVCLITMFFAMMLLMGTLYVHMFLFARLHVKRIAALPPADGVAPQQHSCMKGAVTITILLGVFIFCWAPFFLHLVLIITCPTNPYCICYTAHFNTYLVLIMCNSVIDPLIYAFRSPELRNTFKEILCGCKRMNSR, encoded by the coding sequence ATGAGCATCCAAAAGAAGTATCTGGAGGGAGATTTTGTCTTCCCTCCTACGGACCCTGCTGGAGCCCCAGCTCAGATCAGCCCTCTGTCAGCAATGAATGCTTCGTGCTGCCTGCCGTCTGTTCAGCCAACGCTACCTAATGGCTCGGAGCACCTCCAAGCCCCTTTCTTCGGCAACCAGAGCAGCAGCCCGTTCTGTGAGCAGGTCTTCATCAAGCCCGAGGTTTTCCTGGCCCTGGGCATCGTCAGTCTGCTGGAAAACATCCTGGTTCTCCTGGCCGTGGTCAGGAACGGCAACCTGCACTCCCCAATGTACTTCTTCTTCTGCAGCCTGGCGGTAGCCGACATGCTGGTGAGCCTGTCCAATGCCCTGGAGACCATCATGATCGCCATCGTCCACAGCAACTACCTGACCTTGGAGGATCAGTTTATCCAGCACATGGACAACATCTTCGACTCCATGACCTGCATCTCCCTGGTGGCCTCCATCTGCAACCTCCTGGCCATCGCTGTCGACAGGTACGTCACCATCTTTTACGCGCTCCGCTACCACAGCATCATGACCGTGAGGAAGGCCCTCACCTTGATCGTGGCCATCTGGGTCGGCTGCGGCATCTGTGGCGTGGTGTTCATTGTCTACTCGGAGAGCAAGATGGTCATCGTGTGCCTCATCACCATGTTCTTCGCCATGATGCTCCTCATGGGCACCCTCTACGTGCACATGTTCCTCTTTGCGCGGCTGCATGTCAAGCGCATAGCAGCACTGCCACCTGCCGACGGGGTGGCCCCACAGCAACACTCATGCATGAAGGGGGCagtcaccatcaccatcctctTGGGGGTGTTCATCTTCTGCTGGGCCCCCTTCTTCCTCCACCTGGTCCTCATCATCACCTGCCCCACCAACCCCTACTGCATCTGCTACACTGCCCACTTCAACACCTACCTGGTCCTCATCATGTGCAACTCCGTCATCGACCCGCTCATCTACGCCTTCCGGAGCCCGGAACTGCGCAACACCTTTAAGGAGATTCTCTGTGGTTGCAAGCGCATGAACTCGAGATAG